From a region of the Paenibacillus sp. FSL R10-2734 genome:
- the glyQ gene encoding glycine--tRNA ligase subunit alpha yields MNFQQMILTLQQFWAEQNCIIVQPYDTEKGAGTMNPMTFLRSLGPEPWRVAYVEPSRRPSDGRYGENPNRLYQHHQFQVIIKPSPDNIQEIYLDSLKALGIDPLLHDIRFVEDNWENPSLGCAGLGWEVWLDGMEITQFTYFQQVGGIEANPVAVEITYGMERLASYIQDKENVFDLEWVSGMTYGDVFHQPEFEHSTYTFEVSDVKMLFSLFNMYEEEARRAMEKHLVFPAYDYVLKCSHSFNLLDARGAISVTERTGFITRVRNLARSVAATYLEEREKLGFPLLKKEGADRV; encoded by the coding sequence ATGAACTTTCAGCAGATGATTTTGACGCTGCAGCAGTTCTGGGCTGAACAGAACTGTATTATCGTACAGCCTTATGACACTGAAAAAGGCGCCGGCACGATGAACCCTATGACTTTTTTACGCTCACTAGGTCCTGAGCCATGGAGAGTTGCGTACGTAGAGCCTTCACGTCGTCCATCCGATGGACGTTATGGGGAGAACCCGAACCGTCTGTATCAGCATCATCAATTTCAAGTAATTATCAAACCATCGCCTGATAACATTCAAGAGATTTACTTGGATAGTTTGAAAGCACTTGGTATTGATCCACTCTTGCATGATATCCGTTTTGTCGAGGATAACTGGGAGAACCCTTCACTAGGCTGTGCAGGTCTAGGATGGGAAGTATGGCTGGATGGTATGGAAATTACTCAGTTTACTTACTTCCAACAGGTGGGTGGTATCGAAGCCAATCCAGTTGCCGTAGAAATTACTTACGGAATGGAGCGGTTAGCATCCTATATTCAAGATAAAGAAAATGTATTCGATCTTGAATGGGTTAGCGGCATGACTTATGGTGATGTTTTTCATCAGCCGGAGTTTGAGCATTCTACTTACACCTTTGAAGTATCTGATGTAAAAATGCTATTCTCGCTGTTTAATATGTATGAAGAAGAAGCACGTAGAGCGATGGAGAAACATCTTGTATTTCCAGCCTATGATTATGTGCTGAAATGCTCACATAGCTTTAATCTGCTGGATGCACGTGGAGCCATCAGTGTTACTGAACGGACTGGATTTATTACCCGAGTGCGTAATCTTGCCCGCTCTGTTGCGGCAACATATCTTGAGGAACGCGAGAAGCTTGGCTTCCCGCTGCTGAAGAAAGAAGGTGCTGACCGTGTCTAA
- the glyS gene encoding glycine--tRNA ligase subunit beta, with translation MSKDILFEIGLEEIPARFIRAAMEQLQDRTSKWLDSARITHAGVTAYATPRRLAVLVKDAAEKQEDISEEVKGPSRKIALDANGDWSKAALGFARSQGVSPEQFTFKELAGVEYIYATRNSAGVETASLLSEGLLGIVNAMTFPKNMRWGAYDFKFVRPIRWLVALFGKDIIDLEITDVKAGNVSRGHRFLGTETVILEPSQYVESLRAQHVLVDVKEREELILKQINQLAEEKSWTIAIKEDLLEEVLFLVETPTVLFGTFDPSFLNIPQDVLITSMREHQRYFPVFDAAGKLLPFFVTVRNGNAVSLDVIAKGNEKVLRARLSDAKFFYQEDQKMKIDDALAKLENIVYHEELGSVGDKVRRIRQISDRLAVKLGLSDTTLSEVSRTADICKFDLVTQMVYEFPELQGTMGEDYARKAGEPETVAKAIFEHYQPRFAGDAVPSTDAGSVVSIADKIDTIVGCFSIGIIPTGSQDPYALRRQAAGIVQIVLEHKLPITLREIFEAAIEIHENSGNTKHSGDELRINLYEFFGLRVKRLLSDNVRYDVVDAVTAAGFDDVVDVVGRSRALMGAVLDQADFKITVDSLTRVSNLAAKATTEVIDPSLLKEEAELQLYNTWQELHTPYLEAMSANNAEEALRILSGLKDAVTAFFDSVMVMAEDEQVRANRLALLAGIDADSKAFADFGKLVW, from the coding sequence GTGTCTAAAGATATCCTGTTTGAGATCGGTCTGGAGGAAATTCCTGCACGTTTTATCCGGGCTGCGATGGAGCAGCTACAAGATAGAACATCCAAGTGGTTGGATTCTGCACGGATTACCCATGCTGGAGTTACTGCCTATGCAACGCCACGTCGTCTCGCTGTATTAGTTAAGGATGCGGCTGAGAAGCAAGAGGATATTAGCGAAGAGGTCAAAGGACCATCACGCAAAATCGCACTGGATGCAAACGGGGACTGGAGCAAAGCTGCTTTAGGATTTGCCCGTAGTCAGGGTGTATCTCCGGAGCAATTTACGTTCAAAGAGCTAGCTGGAGTAGAGTATATCTATGCTACTAGAAATAGTGCTGGGGTAGAGACAGCTTCGTTGCTTTCAGAAGGACTTCTCGGGATTGTAAATGCTATGACCTTTCCGAAGAACATGCGTTGGGGAGCCTACGATTTCAAATTCGTGCGTCCGATCCGCTGGTTAGTTGCTCTTTTCGGGAAAGATATTATTGATTTGGAAATTACGGATGTAAAAGCAGGTAATGTGAGCCGTGGACATCGGTTTCTCGGAACAGAGACTGTAATTTTAGAGCCTTCACAATATGTGGAGAGCTTGCGTGCGCAGCATGTACTTGTAGATGTTAAGGAACGGGAAGAACTGATTCTGAAGCAAATTAACCAATTGGCTGAAGAGAAAAGCTGGACGATTGCAATCAAAGAGGATCTTTTGGAGGAAGTACTGTTTCTGGTTGAAACACCAACCGTGCTTTTTGGAACCTTCGATCCATCGTTCCTGAATATTCCGCAGGATGTGCTGATTACTTCGATGCGTGAACATCAGCGTTATTTCCCTGTTTTTGATGCAGCGGGTAAACTTCTACCTTTCTTCGTAACGGTGCGTAACGGAAATGCAGTATCTTTGGATGTTATTGCTAAGGGAAATGAGAAGGTGCTTCGTGCTCGTCTATCAGATGCCAAATTCTTCTATCAAGAAGATCAAAAGATGAAGATTGACGATGCGCTAGCCAAACTAGAAAATATCGTCTACCATGAAGAGCTTGGCAGTGTTGGAGACAAAGTGCGCCGTATTCGCCAAATCTCTGATCGTCTTGCTGTTAAGTTGGGATTGTCTGATACAACCCTTTCTGAAGTAAGTCGGACTGCTGATATTTGCAAATTTGATCTTGTGACTCAAATGGTTTATGAATTTCCAGAACTTCAAGGCACCATGGGCGAAGATTATGCACGCAAAGCAGGAGAGCCTGAAACTGTGGCAAAAGCGATCTTCGAGCATTATCAGCCACGATTCGCTGGAGATGCTGTACCTTCGACAGATGCCGGTTCGGTCGTCAGCATTGCGGACAAGATCGATACGATTGTAGGCTGCTTCTCTATCGGTATTATCCCAACCGGTTCTCAAGATCCTTATGCACTGCGTCGCCAGGCTGCAGGGATTGTTCAAATCGTGCTTGAGCATAAATTGCCGATTACGCTGCGCGAAATTTTTGAAGCGGCGATTGAAATTCATGAAAATTCAGGGAATACGAAACATTCTGGCGATGAACTACGTATAAACCTGTACGAGTTCTTCGGTCTGCGTGTAAAACGTCTTTTATCCGACAATGTACGCTATGATGTTGTAGACGCTGTAACAGCAGCTGGCTTTGATGACGTAGTAGATGTTGTGGGCAGAAGTCGTGCGCTTATGGGTGCTGTGTTAGACCAAGCAGATTTCAAAATTACCGTAGATTCACTCACTCGTGTCAGTAATTTGGCAGCTAAAGCAACCACTGAAGTGATTGATCCTTCTTTGCTTAAAGAAGAAGCTGAGCTGCAGCTGTACAATACATGGCAGGAATTACACACACCGTATCTTGAAGCGATGTCGGCGAATAATGCTGAAGAAGCACTTCGTATTCTCTCGGGTCTAAAAGATGCAGTTACAGCATTTTTCGATTCCGTTATGGTTATGGCGGAGGATGAGCAGGTACGCGCTAACCGTTTAGCTCTGCTTGCTGGAATTGATGCAGACTCTAAGGCGTTTGCTGATTTTGGTAAGCTCGTCTGGTAA
- a CDS encoding DUF188 domain-containing protein, translating into MIMEKSRSRTIVVDGDACPVKKEIAEVGRTFGVPVLMVSSYDHALKAEEGVTVVQVDRGDQSADLYIANYISAGDVVLTGDYGLAALALGKRCSVLSFRGQEYDDSKMDFMLEGRHARAVERRRGHYSKGPKPITAEEKLYFQHKMTKLLILLQENVEQ; encoded by the coding sequence ATGATCATGGAGAAGTCCCGGTCTAGGACCATAGTAGTGGATGGGGATGCTTGTCCGGTCAAAAAAGAGATCGCTGAGGTAGGTCGCACCTTTGGTGTGCCGGTACTGATGGTATCTTCTTATGACCATGCACTGAAAGCTGAAGAGGGTGTAACGGTTGTGCAGGTGGACCGAGGAGATCAGAGTGCTGATCTATATATTGCCAATTATATTTCTGCAGGAGATGTGGTATTGACTGGGGACTATGGTCTCGCAGCACTTGCACTCGGCAAACGTTGCAGTGTGCTTTCTTTTCGTGGCCAGGAATATGACGATTCCAAAATGGATTTTATGTTGGAGGGTAGGCATGCCAGGGCCGTGGAACGAAGACGGGGACACTACTCTAAGGGTCCAAAACCTATAACGGCAGAAGAAAAATTATATTTTCAACATAAAATGACAAAACTTTTAATACTTTTGCAGGAGAATGTGGAGCAATAG
- the dnaG gene encoding DNA primase yields the protein MASGHGNIPEEVIESVLARHDIVDTVGKVVHLSKQGKYLWGLCPFHSEKTPSFTVTPDRGVFHCFGCGMGGNAIKFRMEIEGLTFPEAVRIMAEESDIPVPEGKGGLMSPPDPERDRLIQAYEWSAKFYHYLLKNTEHGKAAMEYLRARNFSDKMIDQFQIGYAPDRWDTLLQFLEKRNFDLAEMEKGGLLSARGEGKGYIDRFRGRIIFPIANRTGKVIAFAGRILGEGQPKYLNSPESRLFNKSRILYNLHQSKASIRKTRQIVLFEGYGDVISAWEAGVHNGVATMGTSLTESHVALMKSLADEIVLAYDGDRAGQAAAMKSIPMLEGSGLRVKIALLPSGLDPDEFISKHGGERFMDQVIDSAVSSIKFKLIYLKKNHILLEEDGKIAYVKEALEVIASLHSSTEREVYLREIASELELSYDSLKQDCNLLRASMQKNIPEGDNNDKRWNNGRHKKGQVQTPTLLPAYHVAERRLLSFMIQDPEAATYVGERLGEEFNIDDHAAIAAYLYAYYAQGKPPGISRFLSSLQDDRLEKTATSISMMDTPPDWNMQVLDDCIREVRKYPLQRKMDQKREEMIQAEKSGDFLRAAQIASEIIALERQ from the coding sequence GTGGCTAGCGGACACGGGAATATTCCGGAAGAGGTTATCGAAAGCGTGCTTGCGCGTCATGATATTGTCGATACAGTCGGTAAGGTTGTCCATTTGTCCAAGCAGGGGAAATATTTATGGGGCCTCTGCCCGTTCCATTCGGAGAAAACCCCTTCCTTTACAGTTACCCCCGACCGGGGAGTGTTTCATTGCTTTGGCTGCGGCATGGGTGGAAATGCCATCAAATTTAGGATGGAAATCGAAGGATTAACCTTCCCCGAAGCCGTCAGAATAATGGCTGAAGAAAGTGACATTCCCGTTCCTGAAGGTAAGGGAGGCCTGATGTCTCCTCCTGATCCGGAACGCGATCGGTTGATTCAAGCTTATGAATGGTCGGCAAAGTTTTATCATTACTTGCTGAAGAATACGGAACACGGCAAAGCCGCAATGGAGTATTTAAGAGCCCGGAACTTCAGCGATAAAATGATTGACCAGTTTCAGATCGGATATGCTCCGGACCGCTGGGATACTTTGCTACAGTTTTTGGAGAAACGGAATTTTGACCTTGCTGAAATGGAGAAAGGCGGACTCTTGTCTGCCAGAGGTGAGGGCAAAGGGTATATAGACCGTTTCCGTGGTCGAATTATTTTTCCGATTGCGAACCGCACAGGAAAGGTGATTGCTTTTGCTGGAAGAATTCTTGGAGAAGGTCAACCCAAGTATTTAAATTCTCCAGAGAGTAGATTGTTTAACAAAAGCCGGATTTTATACAATTTGCACCAGTCCAAAGCATCCATCCGCAAAACGCGGCAAATCGTCCTCTTTGAAGGATACGGAGATGTCATTTCGGCCTGGGAAGCAGGTGTGCATAACGGTGTAGCAACGATGGGGACATCTTTGACTGAAAGTCATGTAGCGCTGATGAAGAGTCTGGCTGATGAAATTGTACTGGCTTATGACGGTGACCGGGCAGGACAAGCAGCTGCTATGAAGTCCATTCCAATGCTTGAAGGAAGTGGCCTGCGTGTGAAAATTGCCTTACTGCCAAGCGGGCTCGATCCAGATGAGTTTATCTCCAAGCATGGTGGAGAAAGGTTTATGGATCAGGTTATTGATTCTGCGGTTTCATCCATAAAATTTAAGCTTATATATCTGAAAAAAAACCATATACTCCTAGAGGAAGATGGCAAAATTGCCTACGTTAAAGAAGCTTTGGAGGTCATTGCTTCACTGCATTCCTCGACCGAGAGAGAGGTTTACCTAAGGGAAATCGCTTCTGAGCTGGAACTTTCATATGATAGTTTGAAGCAGGATTGTAATTTACTTAGGGCATCGATGCAAAAAAACATCCCTGAAGGGGATAATAACGACAAAAGGTGGAATAATGGTAGGCATAAAAAAGGGCAAGTGCAGACACCAACTTTGCTGCCCGCTTATCATGTTGCGGAACGGCGTCTACTGTCCTTTATGATTCAGGACCCAGAAGCCGCTACGTATGTGGGTGAACGCCTCGGAGAAGAGTTCAACATCGATGATCATGCGGCAATTGCCGCTTATCTATATGCCTATTACGCGCAAGGCAAACCACCCGGCATTAGTCGGTTTCTATCATCGCTTCAGGATGATCGTCTGGAGAAAACTGCAACATCAATTTCCATGATGGATACACCTCCAGACTGGAATATGCAGGTGCTGGATGATTGTATTCGTGAAGTACGGAAATACCCACTGCAGCGCAAGATGGATCAGAAGCGTGAAGAGATGATTCAGGCGGAGAAGTCAGGTGACTTTTTGCGTGCGGCACAAATAGCAAGTGAGATTATAGCCCTAGAGAGACAATGA
- the rpoD gene encoding RNA polymerase sigma factor RpoD, with the protein MANDQHTELEAEFTLDQVKDQLIEQGKKRSSLLYKDIMEKLSPFDQDPEQMEEFYEQLSDLGIEVVNENDEEVNSLRPNEDNEDKEGDEFSFDDDLSLPPGIKINDPVRMYLKEIGRVPLLSADDEVELAMRIKNGDEEAKRRLAEANLRLVVSIAKRYVGRGMLFLDLIQEGNMGLIKAVEKFDHNKGFKFSTYATWWIRQAITRAIADQARTIRIPVHMVETINKLIRVSRQLLQELGREPSPEEIAAEMELTVEKVREIMKIAQEPVSLETPIGEEDDSHLGDFIEDQEALAPADAAAYELLKEQLEDVLDTLTEREENVLRLRFGLDDGRTRTLEEVGKVFGVTRERIRQIEAKALRKLRHPSRSKRLKDFLE; encoded by the coding sequence ATGGCGAACGATCAGCATACTGAATTGGAAGCAGAATTTACTTTGGATCAGGTTAAGGATCAGCTTATTGAGCAAGGCAAGAAAAGATCATCATTGCTATACAAAGATATTATGGAGAAATTATCGCCGTTTGATCAAGACCCCGAGCAAATGGAGGAGTTCTATGAACAACTCAGTGATTTGGGGATTGAAGTTGTAAACGAGAACGATGAAGAGGTTAACAGCCTCCGGCCAAATGAGGACAATGAGGACAAAGAGGGCGATGAGTTCAGCTTTGATGATGATTTGTCACTTCCACCTGGGATCAAGATTAATGATCCAGTCCGTATGTATCTGAAAGAAATTGGACGCGTTCCACTGTTGTCGGCTGACGATGAAGTTGAACTAGCTATGCGGATTAAAAATGGAGACGAAGAAGCAAAACGTCGTCTTGCAGAAGCAAATCTACGTCTCGTAGTAAGTATTGCTAAACGTTATGTCGGACGCGGCATGTTATTCCTCGATCTGATTCAAGAAGGTAACATGGGTCTGATCAAAGCGGTAGAGAAATTTGACCATAATAAAGGGTTCAAATTTAGTACGTATGCAACTTGGTGGATTCGTCAGGCCATTACCCGCGCGATTGCGGATCAGGCACGTACGATTCGTATTCCTGTACACATGGTTGAGACGATCAACAAGCTGATTCGTGTCTCTCGTCAATTGCTGCAAGAACTGGGACGTGAACCTTCGCCAGAGGAAATTGCGGCTGAGATGGAGCTGACGGTTGAGAAAGTCAGAGAAATCATGAAGATTGCCCAAGAGCCAGTATCGCTCGAAACACCGATCGGTGAAGAAGACGATTCTCATCTGGGAGATTTCATTGAGGATCAGGAAGCCTTGGCTCCTGCGGATGCAGCTGCTTATGAACTGCTGAAGGAACAGCTGGAGGATGTACTGGACACGCTCACGGAGCGTGAAGAGAATGTACTTCGTCTGCGTTTTGGCTTAGATGATGGCCGGACGAGAACGCTTGAAGAAGTCGGTAAAGTGTTCGGTGTTACACGTGAACGGATTCGCCAGATTGAAGCTAAAGCATTACGTAAGCTTCGTCACCCTAGCCGCAGTAAACGGCTTAAGGATTTCCTCGAATAG
- a CDS encoding class I SAM-dependent methyltransferase codes for MKLSDRLQQLLEQIPQGSRLADIGSDHALLPVAAVESGKAVFAVAGEVNPGPFDAACKGVAEAGLGKVISVRRGDGLEVLEPGEVNCITIAGMGGALIASILDRGQSQGKLKDVTTLVLQPNVGEDILRRWLLNNDWVLIAESILEEDGKLYEVLTAVPEDASAGITNANVYREVTLGDSALVRGQDTLLQMGPWLIQASNDVFFAKWQGEIQKLEGILTSLSRSELESAENKRKLIRDQIKEITEVLQCLPKDKQ; via the coding sequence GTGAAATTATCAGATCGGCTTCAGCAATTGCTGGAGCAAATTCCGCAAGGAAGCAGGTTGGCAGACATCGGCTCTGATCATGCTCTGCTTCCTGTAGCTGCTGTAGAAAGCGGTAAGGCTGTATTCGCAGTAGCAGGTGAGGTAAACCCGGGTCCTTTTGATGCTGCTTGTAAAGGCGTTGCAGAGGCCGGACTAGGGAAGGTGATCTCGGTGCGACGAGGGGATGGCCTTGAGGTACTAGAACCTGGTGAAGTTAATTGTATCACGATCGCTGGTATGGGTGGCGCATTAATTGCTTCAATTCTTGATCGCGGACAAAGCCAAGGCAAGCTAAAGGATGTTACAACACTGGTACTTCAGCCGAATGTAGGCGAGGATATTTTGCGCCGCTGGCTGCTAAATAATGACTGGGTTCTTATAGCTGAAAGTATTCTTGAAGAAGACGGCAAGCTGTATGAGGTGTTAACGGCTGTACCAGAGGATGCTAGCGCTGGTATTACGAATGCTAATGTATATCGAGAGGTAACGTTAGGCGATTCTGCTTTGGTTCGTGGTCAGGACACCTTGCTACAGATGGGACCTTGGCTGATCCAAGCATCGAATGATGTGTTTTTTGCCAAGTGGCAGGGAGAGATTCAGAAATTGGAAGGCATTCTGACATCGTTGTCACGTTCAGAGCTCGAATCTGCGGAGAATAAACGGAAATTAATTCGAGACCAGATCAAGGAGATTACGGAGGTGCTGCAATGCTTGCCAAAGGACAAACAGTAA
- a CDS encoding Nif3-like dinuclear metal center hexameric protein, producing MLAKGQTVIQYMEQLAPKHLAEEWDKVGLQLGSLQKEITNVLVALDVNDEVVEEAISLGCNLIIAHHAIIFRPLQGIQTDTPMGRMYEKLIKNDIAVYISHTNLDVTEGGMNDWMAEALGIENGVPIKDIHSEQLSKLVVFVPKDHHQKVLDAILNAGAGAIGNYSHCSFNIEGYGTFIPGEGTDPYIGEKGKLERAEEIRIETIVPHTIRNKVVQAMLKAHPYEEVAYDLYTMDLKGRSLGLGRVGKLKEPTTLGQFVETVKKGLKVDHVRVVGDLNRPIRKAAVLGGSGGKYYNSAIFRGADVLVTGDLDYHTAQDAVLAGITLIDPGHNAEKIMKEKVAEWMTRKLVEHKYGTAVHASQVNTEPFQFL from the coding sequence ATGCTTGCCAAAGGACAAACAGTAATTCAATATATGGAGCAGCTGGCTCCGAAGCATTTAGCCGAAGAGTGGGACAAAGTCGGTCTGCAACTAGGTTCCTTACAGAAAGAAATAACTAATGTGCTGGTTGCTCTCGATGTGAATGATGAAGTCGTCGAAGAGGCAATTAGTCTCGGCTGTAATCTAATCATTGCCCACCATGCGATTATTTTCCGTCCGCTACAAGGGATTCAGACTGATACACCGATGGGTAGAATGTATGAAAAGCTGATCAAAAATGACATCGCGGTATACATCAGTCACACTAATCTGGATGTAACCGAAGGTGGAATGAATGATTGGATGGCGGAAGCTCTTGGCATAGAGAACGGAGTGCCTATCAAAGACATTCACTCAGAGCAATTGTCAAAGCTGGTTGTGTTTGTGCCTAAGGATCATCATCAGAAGGTGCTGGATGCCATCCTGAACGCTGGAGCAGGGGCAATCGGCAACTATAGTCATTGCAGCTTCAATATCGAGGGATATGGAACTTTTATTCCGGGAGAAGGCACAGATCCTTATATCGGGGAAAAAGGTAAGCTGGAACGTGCCGAGGAGATTCGTATTGAGACGATCGTCCCGCATACCATTCGCAATAAAGTGGTACAGGCTATGCTTAAGGCTCACCCTTATGAAGAGGTTGCCTATGATTTGTACACGATGGATCTCAAAGGCCGCAGCTTAGGGCTTGGGCGAGTTGGAAAGCTCAAAGAGCCTACAACACTTGGGCAATTCGTTGAGACGGTAAAAAAAGGCCTGAAGGTAGACCATGTGCGTGTTGTGGGTGATCTGAATCGTCCGATTCGTAAAGCCGCAGTTTTGGGAGGTTCGGGCGGAAAGTATTATAACAGTGCTATTTTCCGCGGTGCGGATGTGTTGGTTACGGGCGATCTGGATTACCATACAGCACAGGATGCTGTGCTCGCTGGTATCACTCTGATTGATCCGGGACATAATGCGGAGAAGATTATGAAAGAGAAGGTTGCGGAGTGGATGACTAGGAAACTGGTGGAGCATAAGTACGGTACAGCTGTACATGCTTCGCAGGTGAATACGGAGCCATTTCAGTTCCTGTAA
- a CDS encoding PLP-dependent aminotransferase family protein: MDIKYSTAANHLGSSAVREILKVTQGNDIISLAGGLPGEDLFPLEAVRNAYNRVLSSDPSALQYGLTEGFTPLRDKIAERLTRQGIPVTASEMVLTTGSQQAIDLLCKVLLDPGDAVLVEAPTYLAALQVLGSYRADIHTINSDEHGILPDHLEDQIRKLRPKLLYAVPTFNNPSGATWSKECREKVVELCRRYNVLILEDNPYGEITFDENKDLHPASLASIDRSYGGDYCVAYTGTFSKIVAPALRTGWIIGDSNLIKTIAKAKQAADLHSSTIDQRALNELLLHFDIDQHIRNISREYYSRMKRLSAEIRSHNWEDAHFLEPRGGMFLWLTLSQEINTKELLPLAVENGVAFVPGEVFYSAQPIKNKMRLNFTHTPPELVPLAVKRLENALVQWRESQSSVMS, encoded by the coding sequence ATGGATATCAAATACTCAACAGCAGCCAATCATCTAGGATCTTCAGCAGTGCGCGAGATTCTAAAAGTTACACAGGGCAATGATATCATTTCACTTGCAGGCGGGCTGCCTGGGGAGGATTTGTTTCCCTTGGAGGCCGTACGGAACGCTTATAACCGTGTGCTCTCCAGCGATCCCTCAGCGCTACAATACGGACTAACCGAGGGCTTTACTCCACTGCGTGACAAAATCGCCGAAAGACTTACTCGGCAAGGAATTCCAGTTACAGCATCTGAGATGGTTCTGACTACAGGTTCCCAGCAAGCCATAGATCTACTATGTAAAGTACTACTTGATCCCGGTGATGCTGTCCTTGTTGAAGCTCCCACTTATCTAGCAGCCTTACAGGTGCTCGGTTCTTACCGAGCTGATATTCATACAATAAATAGCGACGAGCATGGCATTCTGCCCGACCACCTGGAAGATCAAATTCGGAAGCTCCGACCAAAGCTCCTATATGCAGTTCCGACCTTCAATAATCCTTCAGGTGCAACTTGGAGTAAGGAATGCCGTGAGAAAGTAGTTGAACTCTGCCGCCGTTACAATGTTCTTATCTTGGAGGACAATCCTTACGGAGAAATAACCTTTGATGAAAATAAAGATCTTCATCCAGCCTCACTAGCGTCCATCGACAGAAGCTATGGGGGAGATTACTGTGTCGCCTACACTGGAACCTTCTCCAAAATCGTCGCACCTGCCCTGCGTACCGGCTGGATTATCGGCGATTCAAATCTCATCAAGACCATCGCCAAGGCAAAACAAGCAGCTGATCTACATTCTAGCACCATTGACCAGCGCGCTTTAAATGAACTGCTGCTGCACTTCGATATTGATCAGCATATCCGTAACATCTCACGAGAATATTATTCTCGAATGAAGCGCTTGTCCGCGGAGATCAGATCACATAACTGGGAAGACGCTCATTTTCTGGAGCCACGGGGTGGTATGTTCTTATGGCTGACACTTTCCCAAGAGATCAACACGAAAGAATTACTTCCTCTAGCGGTAGAGAACGGAGTTGCTTTCGTTCCCGGCGAGGTGTTCTATTCAGCTCAGCCCATCAAGAACAAAATGCGTTTGAATTTCACACATACGCCACCAGAGCTCGTACCACTCGCTGTGAAACGTCTGGAGAACGCGCTAGTTCAATGGCGGGAGAGTCAAAGCTCTGTAATGTCGTAA